One window of Streptomyces sp. FIT100 genomic DNA carries:
- a CDS encoding ATP-binding cassette domain-containing protein produces MIDVDGVEKVFDVRRRTGLLRRERTRVRAVDGISFHVPRGAMVGYIGPNGAGKSTTIKMLTGILTPSGGRLRVAGIDPSRERTRLARRIGVVFGQRTTLWWDLPLVDSYRLVHRMYRIPDARYRENLDRCVELLDLGKLLDVPVRQLSLGQRMRGDIAAALLHDPEVLYLDEPTIGLDVVSKAKVREFLRDLNAERATTVLLTTHDLTDIEQLCERVMVIDHGRLMYDGTPTGLHEVGASERTLVVDLARELPPIEVTGARPVRVEGPRQWLSFPASASAAPIVAAIAAEYPMVDLSVREPDIEAVIARMYAGERLMPRGAE; encoded by the coding sequence ATGATCGACGTGGACGGCGTGGAGAAGGTCTTCGACGTACGCCGCAGAACGGGGCTGCTGCGCCGCGAGCGGACCCGGGTGCGGGCGGTGGACGGGATCAGCTTCCACGTCCCGCGCGGCGCGATGGTCGGCTACATCGGCCCGAACGGAGCCGGGAAGTCCACCACCATCAAGATGCTGACGGGCATTCTGACGCCGAGCGGCGGCCGGCTGCGCGTCGCCGGGATCGATCCCTCGCGGGAACGGACCCGCCTCGCGCGGCGCATCGGCGTCGTCTTCGGGCAGCGCACCACCCTGTGGTGGGACCTGCCGCTCGTCGACTCCTACCGGTTGGTCCACCGCATGTACCGGATCCCGGACGCGCGCTACCGCGAGAACCTGGACCGCTGCGTCGAACTGCTCGACCTGGGCAAGCTGCTGGACGTGCCCGTACGGCAGCTCTCGCTCGGCCAGCGGATGCGCGGGGACATCGCGGCGGCACTGCTGCACGACCCGGAGGTGCTCTACCTCGACGAGCCGACGATCGGCCTCGACGTCGTGTCCAAGGCGAAGGTGCGCGAGTTCCTGCGGGACCTGAACGCCGAGCGGGCGACCACCGTCCTGCTGACGACGCACGACCTGACCGACATCGAGCAGCTGTGCGAGCGGGTGATGGTCATCGACCACGGCCGGCTGATGTACGACGGCACGCCCACCGGGCTCCACGAGGTGGGCGCGAGCGAGCGGACCCTGGTGGTGGACCTGGCGCGGGAGCTGCCGCCGATCGAGGTGACGGGGGCGCGGCCGGTACGGGTGGAGGGCCCGCGCCAGTGGCTGTCCTTCCCGGCGTCGGCATCGGCGGCTCCGATCGTGGCGGCGATCGCGGCGGAGTACCCGATGGTGGACCTGTCGGTGCGGGAGCCGGACATCGAGGCGGTGATCGCGAGGATGTACGCGGGGGAGCGGCTGATGCCGCGCGGAGCCGAGTGA
- a CDS encoding ABC-2 family transporter protein, which yields MRLYAVVLAGGFRRYATYRIATAAGAFTNTVFGFIMAYTYIALWDERPHLGGYDLPQALTYVWLGQALLMTCAMMGGGFEDELIERIRTGDIAIDLYRPVDLQLWWLAGDLGRAGFHLLGRGIVPMLCGAFAFDLALPGSPLIWPAFLLSVVLGVVVSFAVRYLVALSAFWLMDGAGVLQITWLAGLFFSGMLLPLTLFPGFLGELALVLPWSALLQVPADVFLGKHTGWALAEAYAFQAGWAVALLGAGRLLQSAATRRVVVQGG from the coding sequence GTGCGGCTCTATGCGGTCGTGCTGGCCGGTGGGTTCCGGCGCTATGCGACGTACCGGATCGCAACAGCCGCAGGGGCGTTCACCAACACCGTCTTCGGCTTCATCATGGCGTACACCTATATCGCCCTCTGGGATGAGCGTCCGCACCTCGGCGGTTACGACCTGCCTCAGGCGCTGACCTATGTGTGGCTCGGCCAGGCCCTGCTGATGACCTGCGCCATGATGGGTGGCGGCTTCGAGGACGAACTGATCGAACGCATCCGCACGGGCGACATCGCCATCGACCTCTACCGGCCCGTCGACCTCCAACTGTGGTGGCTCGCAGGAGACTTGGGACGCGCCGGCTTCCATCTGCTCGGGCGCGGCATCGTGCCGATGCTCTGCGGAGCGTTCGCCTTCGATCTGGCGCTGCCCGGTTCACCGCTGATCTGGCCGGCCTTCCTGCTCTCCGTGGTGCTCGGCGTCGTCGTGAGCTTCGCCGTCCGCTATCTGGTGGCGCTCTCCGCGTTCTGGCTGATGGACGGCGCGGGCGTACTCCAGATCACCTGGCTGGCCGGGCTGTTCTTCTCCGGGATGCTGCTGCCGCTCACCCTCTTCCCCGGCTTCCTGGGCGAACTGGCTCTGGTGCTGCCCTGGTCGGCGCTGCTCCAGGTCCCGGCGGACGTCTTCCTCGGCAAGCACACCGGCTGGGCACTGGCCGAGGCGTACGCCTTCCAGGCCGGCTGGGCCGTGGCGCTGCTCGGAGCCGGACGGCTGCTGCAGTCGGCCGCGACGAGGAGGGTGGTGGTCCAGGGTGGTTGA
- the pstS gene encoding phosphate ABC transporter substrate-binding protein PstS, with the protein MTLLEGDPRSVGGYRLEGRLGAGGMGVVFLARSVSGRRLAIKVIRPELATDDGFRVRFGREVEAARQVSGAFTAPVVDADADAEQPWLATLFIPGPSLHQRVAAKGPLPADEVRLLAAGLVEALRDIHRVGLVHRDLKPGNVLLADDGPRVIDFGIARAIAADPLTRTGMVVGTPAFMAPEQFRTGGVGPAGDVFALGAVLVYAATGHGPFDGESTHGIGFRVVYEEPDLTGLAQELLPLVEPCLAKDPGARPTVEGLLAALSVAPVETQPPPAPTEVERPSAPADTQPPSAPPTQPAHPEPAVPAAPAAPAAPVASQATVGVATLALRPDAPGGEPSAPASEPPSASEPPSASELPSASEPTPPFEPPTPPSWPGRAPRRIALAAAAAVVTASVAALVPLLADKYGGPDGGKEGRNGGSPSASAPAAEFSCAGAQGTLLGSGSSAVDAAMEEWAAGFQKACPGTTVTYEAMGSGAGFEAFRSGSTGFAASDTPLDPEKVVQSKARCDAGGNGQAVAVPLAATPVAVAYNLPGVSDLVLDAPTLAKIFDGRISRWDDAAIKELNPGVPLPSLSVQAIHRSDATNTTRVFTNYLKSVSGEWPHEAGTEWPVPSGQAVSGNARLREQVGATAGSLGYADLAGAAELDTVLLDTGADRPVAADAAGATKALASARVVGAGGDLSLALDLTTRAPGAYPLASVSYGVVCDKGNDPAGLKTLRAFLSYAVSKPAQQSVAAQGYAPLPDALRERVRETVRGLG; encoded by the coding sequence GTGACGCTGTTGGAGGGGGACCCGCGGTCGGTCGGCGGGTACCGGCTGGAGGGCAGGCTGGGTGCCGGGGGCATGGGGGTGGTCTTCCTCGCACGGTCGGTGTCCGGGAGACGGCTCGCGATCAAGGTCATCCGGCCCGAACTCGCCACGGACGACGGATTCCGCGTGCGGTTCGGGCGGGAAGTGGAGGCGGCACGGCAGGTCAGCGGGGCCTTCACCGCTCCGGTGGTCGACGCCGACGCCGATGCCGAACAGCCCTGGCTGGCCACGCTGTTCATACCCGGCCCGTCCCTGCACCAGCGTGTCGCCGCGAAGGGGCCGCTGCCGGCCGACGAGGTACGGCTGCTGGCGGCCGGGCTCGTGGAGGCGCTGCGCGACATCCACCGGGTCGGCCTGGTGCACCGCGACCTCAAGCCGGGCAACGTCCTCCTCGCGGACGACGGTCCACGGGTCATCGACTTCGGCATCGCCCGCGCCATCGCCGCCGATCCGCTCACGCGCACGGGCATGGTGGTCGGCACCCCCGCCTTCATGGCCCCCGAGCAGTTCCGCACGGGAGGCGTCGGCCCCGCCGGGGATGTGTTCGCGCTGGGTGCGGTCCTCGTGTACGCGGCCACCGGGCACGGGCCCTTCGACGGCGAGAGCACCCACGGGATCGGTTTCCGGGTGGTCTACGAGGAGCCGGATCTGACGGGGCTGGCGCAGGAGTTGCTGCCCCTGGTGGAGCCGTGCCTGGCCAAGGACCCCGGCGCGCGGCCCACGGTGGAGGGACTGCTGGCGGCTCTGTCGGTGGCGCCGGTGGAAACGCAGCCGCCGCCGGCGCCGACGGAGGTGGAACGGCCGTCCGCACCGGCGGATACGCAGCCGCCGTCCGCGCCGCCGACGCAGCCCGCGCACCCCGAGCCGGCCGTACCGGCGGCACCGGCGGCACCGGCGGCACCGGTCGCGTCCCAAGCCACCGTCGGCGTTGCCACCTTGGCCCTCCGCCCGGATGCGCCGGGAGGAGAGCCCTCGGCACCGGCTTCCGAACCACCGTCGGCTTCCGAACCACCGTCGGCTTCCGAGCTGCCATCGGCATCCGAACCGACGCCGCCGTTCGAACCGCCGACGCCGCCGTCCTGGCCGGGCCGCGCGCCCCGGCGGATCGCCCTCGCCGCGGCAGCGGCCGTGGTCACCGCGTCGGTCGCCGCCCTCGTACCCCTGCTCGCTGACAAGTACGGCGGGCCCGACGGGGGCAAGGAGGGCCGGAACGGCGGTTCGCCGTCGGCGTCCGCCCCGGCCGCCGAATTCTCGTGCGCCGGTGCGCAGGGCACCCTGCTGGGGAGTGGATCCTCCGCTGTGGACGCGGCGATGGAGGAGTGGGCCGCGGGTTTCCAGAAGGCATGCCCGGGCACGACCGTCACCTACGAGGCCATGGGGTCGGGAGCGGGATTCGAAGCCTTCCGCAGCGGTTCGACGGGCTTCGCCGCGAGCGACACCCCGCTCGACCCGGAGAAGGTCGTGCAGTCGAAGGCGCGATGCGACGCGGGCGGAAACGGCCAGGCCGTGGCCGTACCCCTGGCGGCCACGCCCGTGGCCGTCGCGTACAACCTGCCCGGGGTCAGCGACCTGGTACTGGACGCGCCCACTCTCGCGAAGATCTTCGACGGCAGGATCAGCCGCTGGGACGACGCCGCGATCAAGGAGCTCAACCCCGGGGTGCCGCTCCCGTCCCTCTCCGTACAGGCCATCCACCGCTCGGACGCGACCAACACCACGCGGGTGTTCACGAACTACCTGAAGTCGGTGTCCGGCGAGTGGCCCCACGAGGCCGGGACCGAGTGGCCGGTCCCCAGCGGCCAGGCGGTCTCCGGGAACGCCCGTCTCCGCGAGCAAGTGGGGGCGACGGCCGGCTCCCTCGGCTATGCCGACCTCGCCGGTGCGGCCGAGCTCGACACCGTACTGCTGGACACCGGAGCGGACCGGCCCGTGGCCGCGGACGCGGCCGGCGCCACGAAGGCCCTGGCCTCCGCCCGGGTCGTCGGCGCCGGCGGCGACCTGTCGCTCGCCCTCGACCTGACCACCCGAGCCCCGGGCGCGTACCCGCTCGCGTCCGTCAGCTACGGCGTCGTCTGCGACAAGGGCAACGATCCCGCCGGCCTGAAGACGCTCCGGGCATTCCTGTCGTACGCGGTGAGCAAGCCGGCGCAGCAGTCCGTCGCCGCACAGGGCTACGCTCCGCTCCCGGACGCGCTCAGGGAGCGCGTCCGGGAGACCGTCCGGGGGCTGGGCTGA
- a CDS encoding DUF445 domain-containing protein: protein MERTDLTKPDATAEKQAAKQAANGTDGRAGTGADNGSGTAGAGSGTGADSGAAAAGARTRSRTGSLPSFAYTAADEEKRRGVRRMKATATGLLLLVALIFVLATWAKNSGIDGWPGYVAAAAEAGMVGALADWFAVTALFKHPLGIPIPHTAIIPTKKDQLGTSLGSFVGENFLSGDVVRARLGSLQLGGRLGAWLAEPAHADRVTAELSTALRGALTVLRDSDVQAVVGEAITRRAEAAEIAPGIGKTLDKVVADGAHHRAVDLICARAHDWLVLHGDSVMDAVQGGAPGWTPRFVDRKVGERVYRELLRFVTEMRDAPNHPARGALDRFLADFAADLQSDTDTRARVERMKSDVLARPEVQDIIASAWASVRTMIISAAEDERSELRLRARASLMSFGARLATDGRLQQKLEGWVEEAAVYVVTTYRTEITSLISDTVAGWDAEHTSRKIEAHIGRDLQFIRINGTVVGALAGLVIYTVAHALGA, encoded by the coding sequence ATGGAACGTACTGACCTCACGAAACCGGACGCCACGGCGGAGAAACAGGCGGCGAAGCAGGCGGCGAACGGTACGGACGGCCGCGCCGGGACCGGGGCGGACAACGGCTCCGGGACCGCCGGCGCGGGCTCCGGGACAGGCGCGGACTCCGGTGCCGCCGCGGCAGGGGCCCGTACGCGTTCGCGCACCGGCTCCCTGCCCTCCTTCGCGTACACCGCCGCCGACGAGGAGAAACGCCGCGGAGTGCGCCGTATGAAGGCCACCGCCACCGGACTGCTCCTCCTCGTCGCGCTGATCTTCGTGCTCGCCACCTGGGCGAAGAACTCCGGCATCGACGGCTGGCCCGGTTACGTGGCCGCGGCGGCCGAGGCCGGCATGGTCGGCGCGCTGGCCGACTGGTTCGCCGTCACGGCGCTCTTCAAGCACCCCCTCGGCATCCCCATCCCGCACACCGCGATCATCCCCACCAAGAAGGACCAGCTCGGCACCTCGCTCGGCTCCTTCGTCGGCGAGAACTTCCTCTCCGGCGACGTCGTACGGGCCCGGCTGGGCTCCCTCCAGCTCGGCGGCCGGCTCGGCGCCTGGCTCGCCGAGCCCGCGCACGCCGACCGTGTCACCGCCGAGCTGTCCACCGCCCTGCGCGGCGCGCTCACCGTCCTGCGCGACTCCGACGTCCAGGCCGTGGTCGGGGAGGCCATCACCCGCCGCGCCGAGGCCGCCGAGATCGCCCCCGGGATAGGGAAGACGCTGGACAAGGTCGTCGCCGACGGCGCCCACCACCGCGCCGTCGACCTGATCTGCGCCCGCGCCCACGACTGGCTCGTCCTGCACGGCGACTCGGTCATGGACGCGGTCCAGGGCGGGGCCCCCGGCTGGACCCCCCGCTTCGTCGACCGCAAGGTCGGCGAGCGGGTCTACAGGGAGCTGCTCCGCTTCGTCACCGAGATGCGGGACGCGCCCAACCACCCCGCGCGCGGCGCCCTCGACCGATTCCTCGCCGACTTCGCCGCCGACCTCCAGTCCGACACGGACACCCGGGCGCGCGTCGAGCGCATGAAGTCGGACGTGCTGGCCCGCCCCGAGGTCCAGGACATCATCGCCTCCGCCTGGGCCTCCGTACGCACCATGATCATCTCGGCGGCCGAGGACGAGCGCAGCGAGCTGCGGCTGCGCGCCCGCGCCTCGCTGATGTCGTTCGGTGCGCGGCTCGCGACGGACGGCCGGCTCCAGCAGAAGCTGGAGGGCTGGGTCGAGGAGGCCGCGGTGTACGTGGTGACGACGTACCGCACGGAGATCACATCCCTGATCAGCGACACCGTCGCAGGCTGGGACGCCGAGCACACGTCCCGCAAGATCGAGGCGCATATCGGCCGTGACCTGCAGTTCATCCGGATCAACGGCACGGTGGTCGGCGCGCTGGCCGGCCTGGTGATCTACACGGTGGCGCACGCGCTGGGGGCATGA
- a CDS encoding SRPBCC family protein, giving the protein MPNLEEQIDITAPGDVVWDHLHQVEDYPRFVGGVREARREGASGLHMDLETRGGTVRGIDASTDDLRPNETMTWRTTDTPHLSGSVSLLPIDASHTRVQVRMEYDPSEAHDAFGGPKGFAQSSAIERTVREDLHHFKDLVEQAQPGR; this is encoded by the coding sequence ATGCCCAATCTCGAAGAACAGATCGACATCACGGCACCCGGTGACGTGGTCTGGGACCACCTGCACCAGGTCGAGGACTATCCACGTTTCGTCGGAGGAGTCCGCGAAGCCCGGCGCGAGGGTGCGTCGGGCCTCCATATGGACCTGGAGACCAGGGGCGGCACCGTACGCGGAATCGACGCCAGCACCGATGATCTCCGGCCCAACGAGACCATGACGTGGAGGACCACGGACACCCCGCACCTCAGCGGCTCCGTCTCGCTCCTCCCGATCGACGCGAGCCACACCAGGGTGCAGGTCCGCATGGAATACGACCCCAGCGAGGCACATGACGCCTTCGGGGGCCCCAAGGGGTTTGCCCAGTCCTCCGCCATCGAACGGACCGTCCGGGAGGATCTCCACCACTTCAAGGACCTGGTGGAACAGGCACAGCCCGGCAGATAG
- a CDS encoding YDG/SRA domain-containing protein, with translation MAAERTIGHIDGVIPGEVFHRRADVFAAKLHGDMVRGISKYSDKDGRTVGDAIVLNGGYEDDDDRWTRIRYTGASPEAERERATSRVLKDQSWEYEDNAALKLSFERKYSVRIIRGPKGDRRYSLRDDYRYDGLYVITAIRTAVSKTPAPDGSQIKICQFDLERLPDTQQELTEVEQHVAEMLEFDTAEKFPETRTTQVQRLVRDAAAARRIKDLYEGQCQVCRTRLVGGDGRTYSEGAHVRPLGKPHDGPDVERNILCLCPNCHVRLDTGAISIAEDWTVIDRSTDSATVTPRKLWVKKQHGLHPDHLSYHLNWWNRELSGQ, from the coding sequence ATGGCGGCAGAACGAACCATTGGACACATAGACGGCGTCATACCGGGCGAGGTATTCCATCGGCGCGCCGATGTCTTTGCGGCAAAGCTTCACGGCGACATGGTGCGCGGCATCTCCAAGTACAGCGACAAGGACGGGCGCACAGTCGGGGACGCCATCGTTCTCAATGGTGGGTATGAGGACGATGACGACCGCTGGACGCGGATCCGTTATACAGGAGCATCACCTGAGGCGGAGCGCGAGCGTGCGACTAGTCGAGTACTTAAGGACCAGAGCTGGGAGTACGAGGATAACGCCGCCCTGAAGCTGAGCTTTGAGCGGAAATACTCGGTTCGAATTATCCGTGGCCCCAAGGGCGATCGACGGTACTCACTCCGCGACGATTACAGGTACGACGGGTTGTACGTGATCACAGCTATCCGGACTGCCGTGTCCAAGACGCCGGCACCGGATGGCTCACAGATCAAGATCTGTCAGTTCGACCTTGAGCGGTTGCCGGATACCCAGCAAGAGCTAACCGAGGTCGAACAGCACGTTGCTGAGATGCTCGAGTTCGACACGGCAGAGAAGTTCCCCGAGACGCGAACCACGCAGGTGCAGCGCCTGGTTCGAGACGCCGCTGCCGCGCGGCGGATCAAGGACCTCTACGAGGGCCAGTGCCAGGTGTGCCGAACACGCCTTGTCGGAGGGGACGGGCGAACCTACAGCGAAGGAGCGCACGTCCGTCCGCTCGGAAAACCCCACGATGGCCCCGATGTTGAACGGAACATCCTCTGCCTGTGCCCTAACTGCCATGTAAGGCTGGACACCGGGGCGATTTCCATCGCCGAGGACTGGACCGTCATCGATCGCTCGACCGATTCCGCGACTGTCACACCACGCAAACTCTGGGTAAAGAAGCAGCATGGGTTGCATCCTGACCATCTCAGCTACCACCTCAATTGGTGGAACAGAGAATTGAGCGGCCAGTAG
- a CDS encoding HAD family phosphatase — protein MIKGVTSECTPPGAKRRVLFDVDGTLIDAVDNQRRVWHAWARRFGHDPDEVYRVALRTRPMETFAEVVPGRDPGECLAVLHELEDEDVRSGVYAAFDGAAELLSGLPQGSWALVTSNYEHRVRGRFERTGLPAPGLVVDAAAVDEGKPSPMPYLRAAALLGVEPRECLVIEDAPSGVQSGLRAGMTVWGVNAPAAVSGVHRHFGSLREAVQDILAFASR, from the coding sequence ATGATCAAGGGTGTGACCAGTGAATGCACCCCGCCCGGCGCCAAGCGGCGCGTCCTGTTCGATGTCGATGGCACGTTGATCGACGCGGTGGACAACCAGCGGCGGGTCTGGCACGCATGGGCCAGGCGGTTCGGGCACGACCCCGATGAGGTCTATCGGGTGGCGCTGCGGACGAGGCCGATGGAGACCTTCGCGGAGGTCGTTCCGGGCCGCGATCCGGGCGAGTGTCTGGCGGTGTTGCACGAGCTGGAGGACGAGGACGTCCGGTCCGGTGTCTATGCGGCGTTCGACGGGGCTGCGGAGCTTCTGTCCGGGCTGCCGCAGGGGTCGTGGGCGTTGGTGACGTCGAACTATGAGCACCGGGTGCGGGGACGGTTCGAGCGGACCGGTTTGCCCGCTCCGGGGCTGGTGGTGGACGCCGCCGCGGTCGACGAGGGCAAGCCGTCTCCCATGCCCTACCTCCGGGCCGCCGCGCTGCTCGGTGTGGAGCCGCGCGAGTGTCTGGTCATCGAGGACGCGCCGTCGGGGGTGCAGTCCGGACTGCGTGCCGGAATGACGGTGTGGGGGGTCAACGCTCCTGCTGCGGTCAGCGGTGTACACCGCCATTTCGGGAGCCTGCGCGAGGCTGTGCAGGACATTCTCGCCTTCGCGTCGAGGTGA
- a CDS encoding excalibur calcium-binding domain-containing protein, which produces MRRRLLVETRTRTVGAVGAVGALGAVLIMALAGCGTGDGGTADGDTKAVAGSSSPTPASASPSPSAPPPAPAWTLRLVDDEEAADAGKRLVVDVLANDTATGGAGSGAGASAQPLTSALLATDYNLTVDTAPAHGTAEIDGGGRIAYTPESGYDGEDEFTYRVSPDDPEVAGGTAVVRITVTAPAPASAAPEPPAGVHYRNCDAVRAAGAAPLHRGDPGYGGHLDRDGDGVACEPSSGGSSGSGGSGSSSGSGGGGGSTYYENCAAARAAGAAPVRLGDPGYGRHLDRDGDGVACE; this is translated from the coding sequence GTGAGAAGGAGATTGCTCGTCGAGACGCGCACGCGCACGGTGGGTGCGGTGGGTGCGGTGGGTGCGCTGGGCGCGGTGCTGATCATGGCGCTCGCGGGATGCGGGACCGGCGACGGCGGTACGGCCGATGGGGACACCAAGGCGGTGGCCGGGAGCAGCTCGCCGACGCCCGCGTCCGCGTCTCCGTCCCCGTCCGCACCCCCTCCGGCGCCCGCGTGGACGCTTCGGCTCGTCGACGACGAGGAAGCGGCCGACGCCGGGAAGCGGCTGGTCGTCGACGTACTGGCCAATGACACCGCGACCGGGGGCGCGGGATCCGGGGCGGGCGCGTCCGCACAGCCCCTGACCAGCGCGCTTCTGGCCACGGACTACAACCTCACCGTCGACACCGCTCCGGCGCACGGCACCGCCGAGATCGACGGCGGCGGACGGATCGCGTACACGCCGGAGAGCGGGTACGACGGCGAGGACGAGTTCACGTACCGGGTGAGCCCGGACGACCCGGAGGTGGCGGGCGGCACCGCCGTCGTACGGATCACGGTGACCGCGCCCGCACCCGCATCCGCCGCTCCCGAGCCCCCCGCCGGCGTCCACTACCGGAACTGCGACGCCGTCCGCGCGGCCGGGGCGGCTCCGCTGCACCGCGGGGACCCGGGGTACGGCGGACACCTCGACCGTGACGGGGACGGGGTGGCATGCGAGCCCTCCAGCGGCGGGTCCAGCGGGTCCGGCGGGTCCGGGAGCAGCAGCGGCTCCGGGGGCGGCGGAGGCAGTACGTACTACGAGAACTGCGCCGCGGCCCGCGCCGCCGGAGCCGCGCCCGTACGCCTCGGTGACCCCGGATACGGGCGGCACCTCGATCGCGACGGCGACGGCGTCGCCTGCGAGTGA
- a CDS encoding ABC transporter permease, which yields MVDGLRAYGLIAVMWMRSTMTYRASFAMTAFGNFVGNSFDFVVILVMFAHVETLGGYTLPEIALLYGAAGTAFGLADLAMGSMDRLGRRVRDGTLDTLLVRPASVLAQVAADRFALRRLGRITQGLLVLGYALFALDIAWTPLKAALVPVMVVSGAAIFASLFVAGAAFQFVAQDAAEVQNSFTYGGNTLLQYPPTLFAKDLVRGVTFVVPLAFVNWLPALYVLGRPYPLDLPRALAFAPPFVAAVCCALAGIAWRAGLRSYRSTGS from the coding sequence GTGGTTGACGGGCTGCGCGCGTACGGTCTGATCGCCGTGATGTGGATGCGCTCGACGATGACCTACCGCGCGTCCTTCGCGATGACGGCGTTCGGGAACTTCGTCGGGAACTCGTTCGACTTCGTGGTGATCCTGGTGATGTTCGCGCACGTCGAGACCCTCGGCGGGTACACCCTGCCGGAGATCGCACTCCTGTACGGGGCGGCGGGTACGGCCTTCGGCCTCGCCGACCTCGCGATGGGGTCGATGGACCGGCTGGGGCGGCGCGTGCGCGACGGCACGCTGGACACCCTGCTCGTGCGGCCCGCGTCGGTGCTCGCCCAGGTCGCGGCCGACCGCTTCGCGCTGCGCCGGCTCGGCAGGATCACCCAGGGGCTGCTGGTGCTCGGCTACGCGCTGTTCGCCCTCGACATCGCGTGGACACCGCTCAAGGCGGCACTCGTGCCGGTGATGGTGGTGAGCGGGGCGGCGATCTTCGCCTCGCTGTTCGTGGCGGGAGCGGCGTTCCAGTTCGTCGCGCAGGACGCCGCCGAGGTGCAGAACTCCTTCACGTACGGCGGGAACACGCTGCTCCAGTACCCGCCGACGCTCTTCGCGAAGGACCTGGTGCGCGGCGTGACCTTCGTCGTCCCCCTCGCCTTCGTGAACTGGCTGCCCGCGCTCTATGTGCTGGGACGGCCCTATCCGCTGGACCTGCCGCGCGCGCTGGCGTTCGCGCCGCCGTTCGTCGCCGCGGTGTGCTGTGCGCTCGCCGGGATCGCGTGGCGGGCGGGTCTTCGTTCGTACCGGAGCACGGGGAGCTGA
- a CDS encoding acylphosphatase codes for MVRKRVVVTGLVQGVYYRDTCRRVAREYGVAGWVRNLADGSVEAVFEGEPDGVETLVRWAGQGPPTAVVREVEVREEEPEGLEGFEVRSTAAT; via the coding sequence ATGGTGCGCAAGCGCGTGGTCGTGACGGGGCTGGTCCAGGGCGTGTACTACCGGGACACGTGCAGGCGCGTGGCCCGGGAGTACGGGGTGGCCGGGTGGGTGCGGAACCTCGCCGACGGGAGCGTGGAGGCGGTGTTCGAGGGGGAGCCGGACGGCGTCGAGACGCTGGTGCGGTGGGCGGGTCAGGGGCCGCCGACCGCCGTGGTGCGTGAGGTCGAGGTGCGGGAGGAGGAGCCCGAGGGGCTCGAAGGCTTCGAGGTACGAAGCACCGCGGCAACGTAA
- a CDS encoding DUF1707 domain-containing protein: MTSDLPEMRASDAERERIAERLRDAVAEGRLDMEEFGERLDAAYKARTHGELEPLVRDLPAPGGSASDRPLPAAEPASGAGDWSGRIGRPATSRGAFAFWGGFGRKGGWTVGRRFTAVVIQAGGEIDLRDANFEDREVVIRCFTLMGGIQVTVPPDLDVDVQGFGFMGGFGEAGGDGTRPSPGSPRVTITGFALMGGVGVERKLRKADKRRLKEARRRELE, translated from the coding sequence ATGACGAGCGACCTTCCGGAGATGCGCGCATCCGATGCCGAGCGGGAGCGGATAGCCGAGCGCCTGCGCGATGCCGTGGCCGAGGGCCGCCTCGACATGGAGGAGTTCGGTGAACGGCTGGACGCGGCGTACAAGGCACGTACGCACGGAGAGCTGGAGCCGCTCGTACGGGACCTCCCGGCGCCCGGCGGCAGCGCCTCGGACCGGCCGCTCCCGGCCGCGGAGCCCGCGAGCGGCGCGGGGGACTGGTCGGGCCGTATCGGAAGGCCCGCGACGTCGAGGGGCGCCTTCGCCTTCTGGGGCGGCTTCGGCCGCAAGGGGGGCTGGACCGTCGGCCGGCGGTTCACGGCGGTCGTGATCCAGGCGGGCGGCGAGATCGATCTGCGCGACGCGAACTTCGAGGACCGCGAGGTCGTCATCCGCTGCTTCACACTCATGGGCGGCATCCAGGTCACCGTCCCACCGGACCTGGACGTCGATGTGCAGGGCTTCGGCTTCATGGGCGGATTCGGCGAGGCGGGCGGGGACGGCACCAGGCCCTCACCTGGCTCGCCGCGCGTGACGATCACCGGTTTCGCCCTGATGGGGGGTGTCGGTGTCGAGCGCAAGCTCCGCAAGGCCGACAAGCGGCGACTGAAGGAGGCGAGACGGCGCGAGCTGGAGTAG
- a CDS encoding DUF1876 domain-containing protein produces MTQHWNIDLSFEEDGTRTACTASLSGPDAPGVEGKGIARRSPGDTPDAKIGEELAAARACSNLAHELVDRAAADVEGHTHKPADIAM; encoded by the coding sequence ATGACGCAGCACTGGAACATCGACTTGTCGTTCGAGGAAGACGGGACCCGTACCGCCTGCACGGCGTCCCTGAGCGGCCCGGACGCTCCCGGCGTCGAGGGGAAGGGAATCGCAAGGCGCAGCCCGGGCGACACCCCGGACGCCAAGATAGGCGAGGAACTCGCCGCCGCCCGAGCGTGTTCGAACCTGGCCCATGAACTCGTCGACCGCGCCGCGGCCGACGTCGAGGGCCACACCCACAAACCGGCCGACATCGCCATGTGA